From a region of the Sesamum indicum cultivar Zhongzhi No. 13 linkage group LG3, S_indicum_v1.0, whole genome shotgun sequence genome:
- the LOC105157682 gene encoding probable flavonol synthase 4, producing MAITPEPLTGIHAVDFRAPPPSPVAPGRRSSFANDDVLTEYLQQSLKVPDLILPDRVFPRQKSVQNPPRIDLQNLDSLEKDAGAEISELIAQVGCFEVINHGIPRDFIKLVLDLVGGVFEIPPEKKKTVARSPERRYGFEEIHGEEEIKDQNEEFLWCGDEAMRLEMEGIWPNGYSNFSQEMEKLTEKMEEVATKILVFLQQHSLRKLSPENGLADDQQEAAGNVCCIQKHCRKTDSEQSENSLRYDVIRMLIRGSEFPHALCLHVCGGSSDFHVYSKKGWVSFCPAQDSLVVTVGEKLQGWSGGQYKHVIGRAVLRGGEDENCISMGFLISPPNSVKDDKVTTISLTHQILFALFLTLIYHFSIYVYHILYKLK from the exons ATGGCTATTACGCCGGAACCGTTAACGGGGATCCACGCCGTCGATTTCCGAGCGCCACCGCCCTCTCCCGTGGCGCCTGGACGGAGGTCATCATTCGCGAACGATGACGTTTTAACCGAGTATCTCCAGCAGTCGCTGAAAGTCCCCGACCTGATTTTGCCCGACAGGGTTTTTCCGCGGCAGAAGTCGGTTCAGAACCCGCCCAGAATCGATCTCCAGAATCTGGATTCGCTGGAAAAGGACGCCGGTGCGGAAATTTCTGAGTTGATTGCGCAGGTGGGGTGCTTTGAAGTGATTAATCACGGGATTCCGAGAGATTTCATTAAATTAGTTTTGGATTTGGTGGGCGGCGTTTTTGAAATCCCGCcggagaagaagaaaacggTGGCGAGATCGCCGGAGAGACGATACGGGTTCGAGGAGATTCATGGAGAGGAGGAGATTAAAGATCAGAATGAAGAGTTTTTGTGGTGTGGAGACGAAGCGATGAGGCTGGAAATGGAGGGAATTTGGCCTAATGGATATTCAAATTTCAG CCAAGAAATGGAGAAGCTGACAGAGAAGATGGAAGAAGTAGCTACAAAAATTCTGGTATTTCTGCAGCAGCATAGTTTGAGAAAACTGAGCCCTGAAAATGGGTTGGCAGATGATCAGCAAGAAGCTGCCGGAAACGTTTGTTGTATACAGAAACACTGCCGGAAAACAGACAGCGAACAGTCGGAGAATTCGCTGAGATACGATGTGATCAGAATGCTGATAAGGGGATCTGAATTCCCTCATGCACTGTGTCTGCATGTGTGCGGTGGATCATCTGATTTCCATGTTTACTCCAAGAAAGGTTGGGTTTCATTTTGTCCTGCTCAAGATTCCTTGGTCGTCACCGTCGGAGAAAAGTTACAG GGTTGGAGTGGCGGACAATACAAGCATGTAATAGGGAGGGCAGTGTTGAGGGGTGGTGAagatgaaaattgcatttctaTGGGGTTCCTAATTTCACCCCCAAACTCAGTGAAGGATGATAAAGTTACCACCATTTCACTCACCCACCAAATTCTATTTGCTCTTTTTTTAACTCTTATTTATCATTTCTCTATTTATGTTTACCATATTTTgtataaacttaaataa